One genomic segment of Deltaproteobacteria bacterium includes these proteins:
- a CDS encoding PAS domain S-box protein: MNPIGSEHPDKQNGRPSGLRILAVDDEKSILELYVQLLAPMKEDGGLLSEAVVLSGTVFEGEWSESEQAPFELIVCSQGDEAVQLVREAVQGGKPFAVVFLDVRMPPGPDGIWAAERIREIDPDVEIVIVTGFSDVHPKEIVRRVPPSHKLVYVQKPFNLAEIYQLASALSAKLKQECALRKAHTVLERMVEQRTIELSRANEKLQQEIRERRSIECALRESEEKFRSISGGALDGIMMIDAEGKISFWNKAAEAMFGYSPEEALGRELHLLLAPEIYHESYYTAFSAFKETGEGPAVGKTLELSALKKNGEEFPVEISISSLKLRGKWHAVGVVRDVTDRKRGEEALRESEEKFRKFSDEASLDGIIIHERGRILYVSEPFAKMYGYTREELIGLDPVDTIAPESRRVLLRHVRQGGEESYDVLAKRKDGSTFPIEVHPRNLLLGGRRVRTVVVRDLTERRQAEQALRESEARFRSIVEHSHDGIIIVDDAFKLIYVNEELCRIIDYKPAEVIGKDFRTFVDEADRRMAVRYYVKGQRGTQDAPSRFEIKLVRRGGEKRTVEVSASIVKDSAGNVQTVAQILDVTERKQAEEEKAGLEAQLQQSQKMEAVGTLASGIAHDFNNILQAISGYVQMASASKAEFEGSGEYLEQIDRAVGRASDLVRRLLTFGRRIEPVLKPMDLNLSVIQAVEMLKRTIPKMIRIETMLAEDLRPINGDVTQLQQLLLNLGANASDAMPKGGTLAFSTENISPERDSDRTDTQSGTGWYVRIKVSDTGQGMRPETLKHAFEPFYSTKEVGKGTGLGLSTVYGIVKNHGGEITCESELYRGTTFFIRLPVLKDADVQHAEEEEVFEKHVVGGDETILVADDEKDLVEVARQFLERYGYSVIDVSSGEEALEYYRERGNNIDLVVMDLGMPGMGGLRALDRMMAVDPKAKVLVASGYTADEWKRKCAEAGALEFIDKPYRFKDLLKKIRTALDRR, from the coding sequence ATGAATCCTATTGGAAGCGAACATCCGGATAAGCAAAACGGTCGACCGAGCGGTTTACGAATCCTTGCGGTAGATGACGAGAAGTCGATTCTGGAGCTGTACGTGCAGCTCCTGGCGCCAATGAAAGAGGATGGCGGGTTGCTTTCCGAGGCCGTGGTCCTGTCCGGAACGGTCTTCGAAGGAGAGTGGTCCGAATCGGAGCAGGCGCCTTTCGAATTGATCGTGTGCTCTCAAGGGGATGAAGCCGTACAACTTGTTCGGGAGGCGGTGCAGGGAGGGAAGCCTTTTGCCGTTGTCTTTCTCGATGTACGGATGCCACCCGGACCGGACGGGATATGGGCGGCGGAACGCATCAGAGAGATCGATCCGGACGTCGAGATCGTGATCGTCACCGGATTTTCCGATGTTCACCCCAAAGAAATCGTACGCCGTGTTCCGCCGTCCCACAAACTGGTGTATGTGCAAAAGCCTTTTAATCTTGCGGAAATATATCAACTGGCCTCGGCTTTGAGCGCAAAGTTGAAGCAGGAGTGCGCCCTTCGCAAGGCCCATACGGTTCTCGAGAGGATGGTCGAGCAACGCACCATTGAGCTGTCCCGAGCGAACGAGAAGTTGCAGCAGGAAATCCGGGAGCGTAGATCCATCGAGTGCGCATTGAGAGAAAGTGAGGAGAAATTCCGGAGCATCAGTGGGGGGGCCCTGGACGGCATCATGATGATCGACGCTGAAGGCAAAATCTCCTTCTGGAATAAAGCAGCGGAAGCCATGTTCGGATACAGCCCGGAAGAGGCCTTGGGAAGAGAGCTGCATTTGCTCCTGGCGCCCGAGATCTATCATGAGTCATACTACACGGCGTTCAGCGCATTCAAAGAGACAGGTGAAGGGCCGGCCGTGGGCAAAACCCTCGAGCTCTCCGCATTGAAAAAGAACGGAGAGGAATTTCCCGTCGAGATCTCGATCTCCTCCCTGAAACTTCGTGGCAAATGGCATGCCGTCGGCGTGGTTCGGGATGTAACCGACCGGAAGCGAGGGGAAGAAGCGCTGAGGGAGAGCGAAGAGAAGTTTCGAAAATTTTCGGACGAGGCCTCGTTGGACGGCATCATAATACACGAGAGAGGGAGGATTCTTTACGTCAGCGAGCCCTTTGCCAAGATGTACGGATACACTCGAGAAGAGCTGATCGGTTTGGATCCGGTGGATACCATTGCTCCCGAATCTCGCCGTGTGTTGCTCAGACATGTTCGGCAAGGAGGCGAAGAATCCTATGACGTATTAGCAAAAAGAAAAGATGGGAGCACTTTTCCCATCGAGGTCCATCCGAGGAATCTTCTTCTGGGCGGCCGAAGGGTCAGAACCGTTGTGGTCCGGGACCTGACCGAACGCAGGCAAGCCGAGCAAGCCCTCCGAGAGAGCGAGGCCAGGTTCCGTTCCATCGTCGAACATTCCCACGACGGCATCATTATCGTCGATGATGCGTTTAAGCTGATATATGTCAATGAAGAACTCTGCAGGATCATCGACTACAAGCCGGCGGAAGTCATTGGGAAGGATTTCAGAACATTTGTGGACGAGGCCGACAGGCGGATGGCTGTCCGGTATTACGTGAAAGGACAGAGGGGAACTCAAGACGCCCCTTCGAGATTCGAAATAAAGCTGGTGCGGAGGGGCGGCGAGAAGAGAACCGTCGAGGTCAGCGCCTCGATTGTCAAGGATTCGGCGGGAAACGTTCAGACCGTGGCTCAGATTCTGGATGTTACCGAGCGGAAACAAGCTGAAGAGGAGAAGGCCGGGCTGGAAGCACAACTGCAACAGTCCCAAAAGATGGAAGCGGTGGGTACTCTGGCCAGCGGCATTGCCCACGATTTTAACAACATCCTGCAAGCCATCAGCGGATACGTCCAGATGGCGTCGGCTTCCAAGGCAGAGTTCGAGGGCTCCGGGGAATATCTCGAGCAGATCGACCGAGCCGTGGGTCGAGCTTCCGATCTGGTACGGCGGCTGTTGACCTTCGGGCGCAGGATCGAGCCGGTACTGAAACCCATGGACCTCAACCTATCCGTGATTCAGGCCGTTGAGATGCTGAAGAGAACGATTCCCAAGATGATTCGAATTGAGACAATGCTTGCCGAGGACCTGAGACCGATTAACGGAGACGTAACCCAACTGCAGCAGCTCTTACTGAACCTGGGCGCCAATGCCAGTGACGCCATGCCTAAAGGGGGAACGCTCGCTTTTTCGACCGAAAACATATCGCCGGAACGGGATTCTGATCGTACGGATACGCAGTCCGGAACAGGGTGGTACGTCCGGATCAAGGTTTCGGACACCGGCCAGGGTATGCGGCCGGAAACGCTGAAACATGCTTTCGAACCCTTTTATTCCACCAAGGAAGTCGGCAAAGGAACGGGCTTGGGGCTTTCCACGGTCTACGGCATCGTCAAGAACCATGGGGGAGAGATAACCTGTGAGTCCGAGCTATATCGGGGAACGACCTTCTTTATTCGACTTCCCGTTCTCAAGGATGCGGATGTGCAACACGCCGAAGAAGAGGAAGTCTTCGAAAAGCACGTGGTGGGCGGAGATGAAACCATTCTGGTCGCGGATGACGAGAAAGATCTGGTAGAAGTTGCACGACAATTTCTCGAACGCTACGGCTATTCCGTTATTGACGTATCCAGTGGAGAGGAAGCCCTTGAGTATTACAGGGAGAGGGGAAACAACATCGATCTGGTGGTCATGGATCTCGGTATGCCGGGGATGGGCGGTCTAAGAGCGCTGGATCGAATGATGGCGGTGGACCCGAAAGCCAAGGTGCTTGTCGCCAGCGGATACACGGCGGATGAGTGGAAGAGGAAATGCGCCGAAGCGGGGGCGCTGGAATTTATTGACAAGCCTTACCGCTTCAAAGACCTGCTCAAGAAGATCAGAACGGCTCTGGACAGGCGCTAG
- a CDS encoding alpha/beta hydrolase, with amino-acid sequence MHAEKRPSFLTMIAFVVAFTAVAPAPWPALCDDCSGLGVGFKCDWDVAYGEPFPVTELRSAWADDAEEDPPDCSNDDVDLYEEMVAYNTRSLDIYYPDDASVSRTVVFYVHGGGWEGGYKEWYRFVPTVFTGEKGWVTVVINYRLVADETFTAATCPTREACEGADAPDPWEKSGVPPEYTDRSKAAWYPDNMDDVAEALEWVVDHISAPPYYGDTRNIFVFGHSAGGHLVSLLATHPKFDEKRYGQGSETYSLRDRIRGAISMSGVYSLKNLSDALYHDLLDQLFKGCGHNLEPKCTDAVLDEASPLYYVEQGITLPPFHILHAEQDLPEFTAQTLAFEQALTDLNLDVTRSYLEKFTHVTEMMAIQYTGSTEPLTAALGDPDGMPPTSCFQDFGPNPKPGPYKNPTDMIVDWIESRSFQPPIVPLNGIWKLQQDEASIPFYLQKYTGGSCILVFTTDGRSFVAFQDLDVNDGIGAEDDLGGRGFSLSLALTSQTEGQIDVTLANGRFTGAVQRAFADRAGTGSSSVEPANGIWKPVDSLSGGPSFYLQKYESGSCVMVCTRDAQTFVAYQVPECGGGIHASDDVGGQGYTAELETTDGVHGRLDAALPGEAYSGEVALVFEDTP; translated from the coding sequence ATGCATGCTGAGAAGCGGCCATCGTTCCTGACCATGATTGCTTTCGTCGTTGCATTTACCGCCGTGGCGCCGGCTCCTTGGCCGGCCTTATGTGACGACTGCTCCGGTCTGGGAGTCGGATTCAAATGTGATTGGGATGTGGCGTACGGGGAGCCGTTCCCGGTAACCGAACTGCGAAGCGCTTGGGCGGATGATGCCGAGGAAGACCCTCCGGACTGCAGCAATGATGACGTGGATCTGTACGAGGAGATGGTTGCTTACAATACCAGGAGCCTCGATATCTATTATCCGGATGATGCGTCCGTTTCGAGGACCGTCGTCTTCTATGTGCACGGAGGAGGCTGGGAGGGCGGATATAAGGAATGGTACCGCTTTGTCCCCACCGTGTTCACCGGAGAGAAAGGGTGGGTCACGGTGGTAATCAACTATCGGCTCGTTGCGGACGAAACGTTTACGGCCGCTACCTGCCCCACCCGGGAGGCGTGCGAAGGTGCGGACGCCCCGGACCCATGGGAGAAGTCGGGAGTACCTCCCGAATACACCGATCGATCCAAAGCGGCCTGGTACCCGGACAACATGGATGATGTGGCCGAAGCTCTGGAATGGGTCGTGGACCACATCTCGGCGCCTCCCTACTATGGAGATACCCGGAATATCTTTGTTTTCGGACACTCGGCCGGAGGCCATCTCGTTTCGCTGTTGGCCACGCACCCAAAATTTGACGAAAAGCGTTACGGGCAGGGCTCGGAAACTTACAGCCTGAGAGATCGGATAAGAGGAGCGATCAGTATGAGTGGAGTGTATTCGCTGAAAAACCTGTCGGACGCGCTGTACCATGACCTCCTCGATCAGTTGTTCAAGGGATGCGGGCATAATCTGGAGCCGAAGTGCACGGATGCCGTGTTGGATGAGGCTTCGCCTCTCTATTATGTGGAGCAAGGCATAACGCTCCCACCGTTCCATATCCTTCACGCAGAGCAAGATCTTCCAGAGTTCACGGCCCAAACCTTGGCGTTCGAGCAGGCGCTGACGGATCTCAATTTAGATGTGACTCGATCGTACCTGGAGAAATTTACGCACGTGACGGAAATGATGGCCATTCAGTACACGGGAAGCACGGAGCCGTTGACCGCGGCGCTGGGCGATCCGGACGGGATGCCGCCCACTTCGTGCTTTCAGGATTTCGGACCCAATCCGAAACCGGGACCCTACAAAAATCCGACGGACATGATTGTCGATTGGATCGAGTCCCGATCGTTTCAGCCGCCCATCGTCCCGCTGAACGGGATCTGGAAGCTCCAGCAGGATGAGGCATCGATCCCATTTTACCTGCAGAAATACACGGGCGGCAGTTGTATCCTCGTTTTCACCACGGACGGGCGGTCCTTCGTTGCTTTTCAGGACCTCGATGTCAACGACGGCATCGGCGCGGAAGACGACCTGGGAGGTCGAGGGTTCAGCTTGTCGCTCGCGCTGACCAGCCAAACGGAAGGACAGATCGACGTAACATTGGCGAATGGACGATTTACCGGAGCGGTTCAGCGGGCTTTTGCGGACAGGGCCGGTACCGGCTCCTCTTCCGTTGAGCCGGCAAACGGCATTTGGAAGCCGGTAGACAGTCTGTCCGGGGGTCCCTCTTTTTACCTGCAGAAGTATGAAAGCGGTTCATGCGTCATGGTCTGCACCCGGGATGCTCAAACTTTTGTAGCTTACCAGGTTCCGGAGTGCGGCGGCGGAATCCATGCGAGCGACGACGTCGGTGGGCAGGGTTACACTGCGGAGCTGGAAACGACCGATGGCGTCCACGGGAGATTGGACGCCGCCTTGCCGGGCGAGGCTTATTCCGGGGAGGTGGCCCTCGTGTTCGAGGATACTCCTTGA
- a CDS encoding VTT domain-containing protein gives MLEARVQYPKPLNPSAQRERTSREPFSPAWVPMKAESDNPTSPAGADGRRSLFQERNDHPGPSPRLLSLQKRTILRGLVFILVLVLVGFLIEATGLKRILDAQWVDGQIREKGVTGWAMFVGVSGLLIAVGLPRQVPSFFGGYAFGAAGGALLALIACGFGCAIIFGYARFLCRGFLANRLGKRARDLDSLLCRNPFFMTVVIRFMPVGSNLLTSSVAGMSSVPFSPFFFGSMVGYTPQVLIFSLLGSGIRVDPTLRISVAVLLFVISMCAGFALYRKYCDQKG, from the coding sequence ATGCTTGAAGCACGGGTCCAATACCCCAAACCTTTGAACCCGTCCGCGCAGCGCGAACGGACATCCCGTGAACCCTTCAGCCCAGCCTGGGTACCCATGAAGGCGGAAAGCGACAATCCAACATCTCCAGCCGGCGCCGACGGTCGCAGAAGCCTGTTTCAGGAGCGGAACGACCATCCGGGTCCTTCGCCCCGACTCTTGTCCCTCCAGAAGCGCACCATCCTCAGAGGCCTGGTGTTCATCTTGGTCTTAGTTCTTGTCGGGTTCCTGATCGAGGCGACCGGCTTGAAGCGAATCCTGGACGCTCAATGGGTCGATGGGCAAATACGAGAGAAAGGTGTCACCGGATGGGCTATGTTTGTGGGCGTATCCGGACTGCTGATCGCTGTGGGATTGCCGCGCCAGGTTCCCTCCTTCTTCGGGGGGTACGCTTTTGGAGCGGCGGGGGGAGCCCTCCTGGCGCTGATCGCCTGTGGTTTCGGTTGCGCGATTATTTTCGGCTACGCCCGCTTTTTGTGTCGGGGTTTTCTGGCCAACCGTTTGGGTAAGAGAGCCAGGGATCTGGACTCGCTGTTGTGCCGGAATCCGTTTTTCATGACCGTCGTCATTCGCTTTATGCCGGTGGGCAGCAACTTGCTCACCAGCTCGGTCGCGGGAATGAGTTCCGTTCCCTTTTCACCGTTTTTTTTCGGCTCGATGGTAGGGTATACGCCTCAAGTGCTCATTTTTTCCTTGTTGGGCAGCGGGATACGCGTCGATCCCACCCTTCGAATCAGTGTGGCCGTTCTGTTGTTCGTTATTTCCATGTGCGCCGGTTTTGCGCTTTACCGGAAGTACTGCGATCAAAAAGGGTGA
- a CDS encoding NAD(+)/NADH kinase has translation MSIVGIIANPASGKDIRRLVAHGSVFDNQEKVRIVRRVLLGLEAVGVEEVCYMPDYFGIVERACSRLNMTARVYPANFKPMGNQQDTVQAAAIMEKRGATCILTVGGDGTNRAAAKGSVNVPIVPISTGTNNVFPSMIEGTIAGLAAGIVARKLVPLSECSYRCKKLAVILDGEETDLALVDAVVYDDRFVASRAVWDMEKVKQLFLTRARPDSIGLSSIGGLLEPITPDEPRGLYLELGAGGRPVTAPVAPGMIKKVFVTTQKVMHMGDEMEIRFVPCVLALDGERELEVSPGRRAVIRLTNEGPIVVDVHKAMTAAMKRNVLTS, from the coding sequence TTGTCGATCGTTGGTATCATAGCGAACCCGGCTTCCGGTAAGGACATACGAAGGCTGGTAGCCCACGGAAGCGTGTTTGACAATCAGGAAAAGGTGCGTATCGTCCGGCGGGTCCTCCTGGGCCTCGAAGCCGTAGGGGTTGAAGAAGTGTGCTACATGCCGGACTATTTCGGCATCGTGGAGCGTGCTTGCAGCCGACTCAACATGACCGCCCGTGTCTATCCGGCGAACTTCAAACCCATGGGAAATCAGCAGGACACGGTTCAAGCCGCCGCGATCATGGAGAAGCGAGGCGCAACCTGTATCCTGACCGTCGGAGGGGACGGCACCAACCGAGCAGCCGCCAAAGGGAGCGTCAACGTGCCGATTGTACCCATTTCCACGGGAACGAACAATGTTTTCCCATCCATGATCGAAGGGACCATTGCCGGGTTGGCGGCCGGTATCGTGGCAAGAAAACTGGTTCCTTTGAGCGAGTGTTCTTATCGGTGCAAGAAGCTGGCAGTGATATTGGATGGAGAGGAAACGGATTTGGCGCTTGTGGACGCCGTGGTGTACGACGATCGCTTCGTGGCTTCCAGGGCCGTCTGGGACATGGAAAAGGTGAAACAGCTTTTCCTCACGCGAGCCAGACCGGACAGCATAGGCCTCTCGTCCATCGGCGGATTGCTTGAACCCATAACGCCGGACGAACCCAGGGGGTTGTACCTGGAACTTGGGGCCGGCGGCAGACCCGTAACGGCTCCCGTGGCTCCGGGAATGATAAAGAAGGTGTTCGTAACAACCCAAAAGGTCATGCACATGGGTGATGAAATGGAGATCCGCTTCGTTCCCTGTGTCCTGGCGTTGGACGGAGAACGGGAATTGGAGGTTTCCCCCGGTCGTCGAGCCGTCATCCGCCTCACCAATGAAGGTCCCATCGTGGTCGACGTGCACAAAGCCATGACCGCGGCCATGAAGAGGAACGTTCTGACATCATAA
- a CDS encoding alpha-ketoacid dehydrogenase subunit beta → MPTMNIAQALNDAHVIEMERDPNIYVAGEDVGVYGGIFGVTGGLLNRFGSKRVRDTPITESAIIGTAVGAASAGLRPVIELMFVDFIGVALDQLYNQAAKMKYMFGGKAKIPLVLRATCGAGMGAAAQHSQCLEAWFMHVPGLKVVFPSTPYDAKGLLISSIRDDNPVVFLEHKMLYGMEGEVPAGAYTIPLGKADIKREGSDVTVVATGQMTHRSLKAAEKLAGEGISVEVLDPRTLSPLDEEAILDSVRKTHRLVIVHEEVKFAGSGAEIAALVAEKAFDYLDAPILRVAGPFTPVPFSPPLEMEFIPSEEKITKAIRTVMGQ, encoded by the coding sequence ATGCCGACCATGAATATTGCTCAAGCTTTGAACGATGCCCATGTCATCGAGATGGAGCGGGATCCGAACATATACGTCGCTGGAGAAGATGTGGGCGTGTATGGAGGTATTTTCGGCGTCACCGGCGGGCTGCTGAATCGATTTGGCTCCAAGCGCGTCCGGGATACGCCGATTACGGAAAGCGCCATCATCGGAACCGCCGTGGGCGCCGCCTCGGCGGGCCTTCGACCGGTGATCGAGTTGATGTTCGTCGATTTCATCGGAGTCGCGCTGGACCAACTCTACAATCAAGCGGCCAAAATGAAGTACATGTTTGGCGGCAAGGCGAAAATTCCTCTGGTGCTCCGGGCCACGTGCGGCGCGGGAATGGGCGCCGCGGCTCAGCATTCCCAGTGTCTGGAGGCGTGGTTCATGCATGTGCCGGGGCTGAAAGTCGTTTTTCCCAGCACACCCTACGATGCCAAGGGGCTGCTCATTTCGTCCATCAGAGACGACAATCCCGTCGTGTTCCTGGAGCATAAGATGCTTTACGGCATGGAAGGTGAAGTGCCGGCGGGAGCATACACCATTCCGCTGGGAAAAGCGGATATCAAGCGGGAAGGCTCCGACGTAACCGTCGTGGCCACAGGTCAGATGACGCATAGGTCTCTGAAGGCCGCTGAGAAGCTTGCCGGCGAGGGGATTAGTGTCGAGGTCCTGGACCCTCGAACCCTTTCGCCGCTGGACGAAGAGGCCATCCTGGATTCCGTTCGTAAGACCCACCGTCTGGTCATTGTACATGAAGAGGTCAAGTTTGCGGGGTCTGGAGCTGAAATCGCGGCCCTTGTCGCTGAAAAGGCTTTCGACTACCTGGATGCGCCCATACTTCGCGTGGCCGGACCCTTTACGCCCGTTCCCTTCTCCCCGCCGCTCGAAATGGAGTTCATCCCGAGTGAGGAGAAGATCACGAAGGCGATAAGAACGGTGATGGGTCAATAA
- a CDS encoding thiamine pyrophosphate-dependent dehydrogenase E1 component subunit alpha — translation MSLTDEKMIELYSTMMKIRMFEEQVAEYFAEGKIPGFVHLYVGEEAVATGVCATLTDKDYITSTHRGHGHLISKGGDVKLMMAELFGRRTGYCKGKGGSMHIADVDLGILGANGIVGGGPPLASGAALACQYLGTDAVAVCFFGDGAANQGTTHEAMNLASCWKLPVVFVNENNLYGISSCTINSMCVADIADRAAAYDMPGVVVDGNDVTAVHEAAVEAVKRARAGEGPSLIECKTYRHRGHFEGDPCAYRNDEELQEWKQKDPIPRFEKKLTEMGVLNPKKIDEIKSSIRKELDEASRFAKESPLPDPSDVLTDVYTI, via the coding sequence ATGAGTCTTACCGACGAAAAAATGATCGAATTGTATTCGACCATGATGAAAATCCGCATGTTCGAGGAGCAGGTCGCGGAGTATTTCGCCGAAGGGAAGATTCCGGGATTTGTCCACCTCTACGTGGGAGAGGAGGCCGTTGCCACAGGGGTCTGTGCGACACTGACCGACAAAGACTACATTACGAGCACGCATCGAGGCCATGGACATCTCATTTCCAAAGGGGGAGATGTCAAGTTGATGATGGCCGAGCTTTTCGGCAGGCGCACGGGATACTGTAAAGGCAAGGGCGGCTCGATGCACATTGCCGATGTGGACTTGGGCATACTGGGGGCCAACGGTATTGTAGGAGGAGGCCCTCCGCTGGCTTCAGGGGCCGCATTGGCGTGCCAGTATCTGGGAACGGACGCAGTGGCCGTCTGTTTTTTCGGTGACGGCGCAGCCAACCAGGGGACCACGCACGAAGCCATGAACCTGGCGTCCTGCTGGAAACTGCCGGTCGTATTCGTCAATGAGAACAACCTTTACGGCATATCGTCCTGCACCATCAATTCCATGTGCGTGGCGGACATTGCCGACAGGGCCGCAGCCTATGATATGCCCGGTGTGGTGGTGGATGGAAACGATGTGACAGCCGTCCACGAGGCGGCTGTCGAGGCTGTTAAGAGGGCCCGGGCCGGAGAAGGGCCGTCGCTGATCGAGTGCAAGACGTACCGCCACAGGGGCCATTTCGAGGGAGACCCTTGCGCATACAGAAATGATGAAGAACTCCAAGAGTGGAAACAAAAGGATCCTATACCCCGTTTCGAAAAGAAGCTGACGGAAATGGGCGTGTTGAATCCGAAAAAAATCGACGAGATCAAAAGCTCCATCCGCAAGGAACTGGACGAGGCGAGTCGTTTTGCAAAAGAAAGCCCGCTGCCGGATCCGAGCGACGTCCTGACGGACGTATACACAATCTGA